The sequence CTTCCAGGCGAAACGATAATAGCACCGCTTTTTTAATCCACTGGTTAACTCTCCAATTGCCGTCAATTTTTTCAGCAACGCGCAACGTACCTTGATTCAGCTCCGCGATGACGTTGGCGACTGCTTCGCGCAGGTCGGATGGCGCCGTTTTTGGAGAGAATTCGGTGCGCTGTTCCCAGGCCTGGTCGATAAATTGTTCTAGAGATTGAGTCATGATTTGTCGCTTATAAGTGATGAAAATTGTTGAGTACTATCGGTGTGAAAGCATTCAGACGCTGTGCTGGACCATTGCTGAAAATAATCATTTTCTCAGTTACGTTTCGGTTCCACCCAACGCTGAACAAAATCAGTAAAGCTATTCGTTTGTTGTTTGTTGTTTGTTGTTCGTAGTTCGTAGTTCGTAGTTCGTCGTTTATCAGGTTTGCAGCCCGCGCACGAACTTGACAATGCGCTGCGCAGCTTCCAGGCATTCTTCTACTTCCGCAACTAATGCCATACGAATCCGCGACTGTCCTGGATTGGTACCGTGTGCATCCCGTGCAAGGTAGCTCCCGGGCAGAACTGTCACATTATATTCGGCATACAGTCGCTTGGCGAAGTCGACGTCCGACAACGTGGTGTATTTATCGACTTTGGCCCACAAGTAAAACCCCGCATCGGGCAGGGATACCTCTAAAACCTCTTGCAATATCGGGGTAACTTGCTGAAATTTAGCAATATACTTGGCGCGATTCTCCGCCACATGGGTTTCGTCATTCCACGCGGCTATCGAGGCTGATTGGACCGAAGGACTCATCGCAGCCCCGTGATAGGTGCGATACAACAAGAATTTCTTTAAAATGCTAGCGTCGCCAGCCACAAAACCCGAGCGCATTCCGGGTACGTTGGAGCGCTTGGACAAACTGGAGAAGGTAATCAGACGCGGGTAGTTGTGGCGTCCCAACCGATGGGCGGCCTCCAGGCTACCGAGCGGCGCTTCAGTTTTGAAGTAAATTTCGGAGTAGCACTCGTCTGCCGCAATGACAAATCCATATCGATCCGATAACGCAAATAACTCTTTCCAGTCGTCCAGATTGAGTACTGCACCCGTTGGGTTGCCTGGTGAGCACAGATAGAGAAGCTTCACGCGCGCCCAGATAGCTTCTGGTACGTTACTGTAATCGGGGGCAAAGTTGCGATTTGCGTCCGAGTTAACAAAATAAGGTTGTGCGCCAGACAAGTAGGCTGCACCCTCGTAAATTTGATAAAACGGGTTGGGGCACATAACCAACGCATCCCGATCAGACGGGTCAACCACGGTTTGCGCTAACGCGAACAATGCTTCTCTTGATCCGCTAACGGGCAAAATCTGGGTGGCTGAATCGAGCGCCGGTAACTGATAGCGTCGTTCAAGCCAGCCAGCAATTGCTTTTCTCAGTCCGTCACTACCCGCAGTGTTGGGATAACTTGCGAGACCGTCGAGATTGTCTGCTAACGCCTGTCTGATAAAGGCTGGCGTTGGATGTTTAGGCTCGCCGATACCCAGGCTAATCGGTTTATATGCCACATTGGGAGTGACATCGGCAAAAAGCATCCGCAGTTTTTCAAAAGGATAGGGCTGCAACTGGTCTAGTAGTGGATTCACGGAGGTTTTAGATAGCAAAAGAAAATAGTCGTAAGGCAAAAAATGCGTCAGGCACTGCGTCTCGTATTATATACAGAAGTAAATATGCATAAGCCTTATAAGTCGGGATAAGCGACTTTATCGCCCGGGCGAAAGGCGTTATCGAGTGAGATAGCACACCCATTTCAGCCATTGGCCCGAGATCACGCTGATCAGTGCCGCCGACATCGCAGATTTTTACGCCCCTAACCTATCCCGCTGGTTAGGCTCCTTTCGCGGCTACGTAACTATAGAGTGAGCATAGAGTGCGCATACACTGCGCATAGACTGAGCAGGGAGTCAGTTATCACAATTTTTGACCCTTTTGGCATCAACGGAGGCCATGTCGAATGTTATGATGCTGGTCCTTTCGAGATTTTTCTCGCTTTCATGTAATTTGAGTGCGGCGGTTTTGTATTCGCCGACTTTGATAAGAATAGTCAATAACGTGCGTCTAACTTCCATTAAATTAGCGGGATTCAAGTCTTTCGTTGATCCAACCAATTTTCAGGTACCCGGCCAGCTGGTCGGCGTGGTTGGCCCAAACGGTTGCGGAAAGTCCAATATTATTGATGCCGTGCGCTGGGTTTTGGGTGAGTCCAAAGCTTCCGAGCTGCGCGGCGAGTCTATGCAGGACGTGATTTTTAATGGCTCATCGCACAGAAAACCTGCTGGCCGCTCATCGGTTGAGCTGGTTTTTGACAATGGGATGGGGAAGGCAAGCGGGCAGTGGGGCCAATATGCTGAAATTGCAGTGAAGCGCACGTTGACGCGAGACGGAACCTCTACATATTACATCAATAATCAGTCGGTACGACGCCGTGACATCCAGGATATTTTCATGGGTACCGGTTTGGGGCCACGCGCGTACGCAATCATCGGACAAGGGATGATTTCGCGGATTATTGAAGCGCGCCCGGAAGAGCTGCGCATTTTTCTTGAAGAAGCTGCCGGCGTCTCGAAATATAAGGAGCGTCGCCGCGAAACTGAAAACCGTTTGAACGACACGCGCGACAATCTATTGCGTGTGGAAGATATTCTCCGAGAACTCAACAGCAATTTGGAAAAGCTGGAAGCGCAAGCGGCGGTCGCCCATAAATTCCACGCCTTGCAAGGCGATCAGGAAGAAAAGCAAAAACTTTTATGGTTGTTGCGCAAAAACGAAGCCAAAGCTGAGCAAGAAAAATTTTTCCGCGAGATCGAAAAAGCCCAGACGGATCTGGAAGAGCAAACCGCCAAATTGCGTCATGTGGAAACCGAGCTTGAGCATATGCGGCAAGCGCATTATGCCGCTGGCGACCGCATGCATCAGGCTCAGGGTCATCTTTATCAGACCAACTCCGAGATCGGTAGCCTGGAAGCACAAATCAAGTTTGTCATTGAATCGCGCAATCGACTGCAATCACAACTCAACTCGTTGACCGCTCAACGTGACCAATGGCAACGCCAGGGCACTCAACATCAGGATGATTTGTCCGAAGCTGAGATCCATCTGGAGGAATTGGCGGCCCGCGTTGAGCAGTCGCAAGTCTCTGCGCAGCAGCATAGCGATCATGTGCCCGCTTTGGAGCAATCTTGGCGCGAGGCGCAACTCAAGACCACGGAATCACGCGCCAAAATTATGCAATTCCAGCAGCAAATCGAGCTGGAATCCACACATCAGCGTAATGCATCGAATATTTTAAACGGCTTGACCGGACGTCGCGAACGTCTCTCCCAGGAAAAAAACGGCTTAAACTTGCCAGACACCACGCATTTGACCAATCTCAAAATGCAGCTCGAGGAAAAGCAGGCCGGGCTGGAAGAAGTCAGCATGCAACTCGAAGAGTCGCAGGAGCAGCAACCGCGTCTTGAAGAGGAACGACGTACCGCCCAGCAACAGGTCAACACCGAAACCGCCAACAACGCCCAGCTGGAAGCGCGCCTGACGGCTTTGAAGCAGTTGCAGGAAAGCGTTCAAAGCCAGGGCAAGGTACAACCGTGGTTGCAAAAGCATGAGCTGGCCGAGTTGCCGCGCTTGTGGCAAAAGTTGCACATCGACCAAGGTTGGGAAACCGCGCTGGAATCGGTATTGCGTGAGCGCACTTCCGCACTGGAGATGTCGAATCTGGACTGGGCCAAAGGCTTCTTTAACGATGCGCCTCCGGGTAAGCTCGCCTTGTTCACGCCTAACGGGATAGCCTCGGAAAGCAACGCTGCTACACCCGTAGGATTTAAGCCTTTTCTGAACTTAATGCAGCTCAATGATCCTGGCTTGCGCGCATTAATGCAAGATTGGTTGCACAATGTTTTTGTCGCGGATGACACCGTGACAGCGTTCGCGGAGCGCAACAAACTCCCGGTCGGCGCTTGTTTCGTGACTCGTCAGGGGCATGTAATCAGTAAAACCAGTGTGCGCTTTTATGCTTCCGATTCGGAGCAGGACGGCATGCTGGCACGTCAGCAAGAGATTGAAAATATTACCAAGCAGTTGCGCGCGCAGCAAATGTTGGCCGACGAAGCGCGCTCGCGCTCAGTGCGTGCTGAAGCTGCTTTGACGCAAGCAACGCAACGGTTGCAAGAACTCCGTCTGCGTCACAACGGCCTCACCCAATCGGTCCATGGCCTGCAGATTGATGTAATGAAGCTGTCCGAGTTGCAGGAACGCTTTAATCAGCGCAGCTCACAAATCGCAGCAGATCTGGCCGAAATTGCTGCTCAGGAAAATGAACAACAACAAGTAAAAATGGAGTCGGAGGCCAAGTTTGAACAACTTGATGCCGAGCTGGGGGAATTACAAGAGAAACACGAAGATGGGCAGACTGACTATCTCAATAAAGAACAGCAACTTAATGATGCCCGTCAACGCTTGCGAGAACTGGAACGCAGCGCACAGGAAACTGAGTATGCTGAAAAATCGCATCGCAATAAAATTGAAGAATTAAAACGGAGTATCTCTACGGCGCTGGAACAGGCTGCACAGTTGTTTGCCAATATGCAGCAAGGTCATCTGGAGTTGGAGAGTCTGGACGATCAGGCGGCACAAACCGGTTTGCAAGACTTACTAGACAAGCGGACGGATCAGGAACGTGCTTTGGCCGATGCCCGGCATGAGTTGGATCAGGTGTCGCAAAACTTGCGGCAGCACGAAGATACGCGCACCCAAGCGGAGCGCAGCCTGCAACCGCAACGTGACCGCATTATGGAAGTACAGTTGAAGGAGCAGGCTGCACGTTTGAGCCAGGAACAATATTCACAGCAACTGGTGGAGTTTGGTGCCGATGAAGTTGCTCTGGGCGAAAAGCTGCATGACGACATGCGTCCTTCTTATTTGCAGGGTGAAGTCACGCGGCTTACCAATGCGATAACGGGACTAGGCGCGGTCAATCTGGCGGCGTTAGATGAGTTGGCCCAAGCTTCCGAGCGGAAGAATTTTCTTGATGCGCAAAATGCCGACCTGACCGAAGCGATCAACACACTGCAAGATGCTATTCATAAAATAGATATCGAAACGCGCGAGTTGTTGCAAGATACGTTTGATCGGGTCAATGGCCATTTTGCGGAGTTATTCCCGATATTGTTCGGTGGTGGCCAAGCCAAGTTGATCATGACCGGTGACGAGATTCTGGATTCCGGCGTCCAAGTGATGGCGCAACCGCCCGGCAAGAAAAACGCGACGATTCATTTATTGTCTGGCGGCGAAAAAGCCCTGACGGCCACGGCGTTGGTGTTCTCCATGTTCCAGTTGAATCCGGCCCCGTTCTGTTTGCTGGACGAAGTTGACGCGCCGCTGGATGACGCCAACACTGAACGTTTCTGCAATATGGTGAAACGTATGTCCGAGCACACCCAGTTTCTTTTCATCTCTCATAACAAAATTGCGATGGAGATGGCAAACCAATTGATTGGTGTCACGATGCAGGAGCAGGGCGTATCGCGTATCGTGGCAGTGGATATGGAGTCAGCTAGAAGTTTCGCGACCGCTTAACGATTACAGATGTCACCGCTAGCGCTGCTCAATCACTCAGCGAGAATTTTTCGGCCCCTGGTAGTGATTGACCAGCCAATTGCGCGCCGCGTGCGGTTTCACTGAGCTTCACTGAGCTTCACTAAGCCTCGCTGAAGGTAATATTCGCGTTACGCATAGCTTTTTGGGAACACTGGCCAGATTCGCGTGTCCGACAAAAGGTTTGCGTTGATTAATCGGTTTCGACTCTTGCTTTCAGTAATTAGCCGCCTAAATTCGGTGTAAGGCGTATTTATACCTGTCGATGCCGCAGATTTAATGAAATAGTTGCAATAAGAGTAGGCTTTAGCGCCACATTTATTGATAATGACGCATGAGAAGTTGCAAGGCTGAAAAAAAGGTTTTCAATTCCGGAAATACGCTTAGTTTAGAAATGCAAAATCTGTCGGGTTAAGCTGAAGTGACTAGTGGTTCTTCTAATGCCGCTGCTTCCGATGCCTGGCTATAATTAATTGAATCTTATGGACACATTGTTCTTCACATCGATTGTGCCGCTTTTGCATTTTTGTGTGGCGACCTATGGTCCTTTATCCGTTATCGTATGCTGCCATTAACAATGACATTCGCCGCAAAATTATTGCCGTTCGGAACGGGTATTTCTGGCGGTGGATGTGCGCATGCGTAATTCCCTATTTCAACCGTTATTCTGCGTACACTCAGGCACTGCTGTGCCTGCCATTGTGTGCGCTATCGAGGCCCTAGTAGCATGACCGATCTACAAACCAGTCTGTTCGTCATAGGCGGCGCAATTATTGTTGGCGTCGTTTCCTATAACAAGTGGCAGGAATATAAAGCCAAAAAAAGCGTCGAACGCGCATTTGCCACTTCGCATGACGACGTCTTGATGACACCTCCGGTCGAATCAACGGAGCGATCGGAGCGGACAGAACGGCATGAGCCGGTCTTCTTCCCATCTGAAAGCGGGCCGGAGGTCGCTGTTTCTCCAGATATACCGCAGGATAATATTGACCTGACTGCCGAGCAACTGGCGACCGAACCCCAGGGGCAGATGGTAGCGCCGTCCGCGAGCGCGGAGGTCGCGGGATCGGAGGCGGTGGCAGTACAGAACATGACTCCTCCTCAAATTGAACTGCCTGTCGATGGCTTGATTGATTGTGTTATTCCATTGACGCTGGAAGCTCCGGTCCGTGGCGATAAAATTCTGCCGGTGCTGAATAATTTGCGTTATGTCGGCAATAAGCCCGTTAATTATATCGGTGAGGACAGCCACGGTGAATGGGAGCCGATTGCGCATGGTGGTGTGTATAAATCATTGATGGCCGGCGTGCAGATGGCCAATCGCAGCAACCCACTGAACGAGATTGAGTATTCCGAATTAATAATAAGTCTGCGCCAGATCTGCGACGATCTCGGAGCTGAACCAGACATTCCTGATATGGCCGAAGTGATGCAGGGCGCACGGGCCTTGCATCAGTTTGTGATCGAACATGATGCCCAACTCGGGGTGAATATCCAATCGAAAGGTGCTCCCTGGGCGGTTAGCACGCTGATGTCCGCATTAACGCGGCAAGGCTTTGATGCGCGCCCGGAAGGTCGTCTGATCATGTCGGATGGTGACGGTGGAGTATTGTTCTCGCTATCGATCAATGCCAGTGCCACTAGCGAAACCACCGCCCGTTTGACTCTTCTGCTGGACGTTCCACGTGTTTCCCAATCGCGCGATGGCTACGGTGCGAT is a genomic window of Glaciimonas sp. PAMC28666 containing:
- the dapC gene encoding succinyldiaminopimelate transaminase, translating into MNPLLDQLQPYPFEKLRMLFADVTPNVAYKPISLGIGEPKHPTPAFIRQALADNLDGLASYPNTAGSDGLRKAIAGWLERRYQLPALDSATQILPVSGSREALFALAQTVVDPSDRDALVMCPNPFYQIYEGAAYLSGAQPYFVNSDANRNFAPDYSNVPEAIWARVKLLYLCSPGNPTGAVLNLDDWKELFALSDRYGFVIAADECYSEIYFKTEAPLGSLEAAHRLGRHNYPRLITFSSLSKRSNVPGMRSGFVAGDASILKKFLLYRTYHGAAMSPSVQSASIAAWNDETHVAENRAKYIAKFQQVTPILQEVLEVSLPDAGFYLWAKVDKYTTLSDVDFAKRLYAEYNVTVLPGSYLARDAHGTNPGQSRIRMALVAEVEECLEAAQRIVKFVRGLQT
- the smc gene encoding chromosome segregation protein SMC, which translates into the protein MRLTSIKLAGFKSFVDPTNFQVPGQLVGVVGPNGCGKSNIIDAVRWVLGESKASELRGESMQDVIFNGSSHRKPAGRSSVELVFDNGMGKASGQWGQYAEIAVKRTLTRDGTSTYYINNQSVRRRDIQDIFMGTGLGPRAYAIIGQGMISRIIEARPEELRIFLEEAAGVSKYKERRRETENRLNDTRDNLLRVEDILRELNSNLEKLEAQAAVAHKFHALQGDQEEKQKLLWLLRKNEAKAEQEKFFREIEKAQTDLEEQTAKLRHVETELEHMRQAHYAAGDRMHQAQGHLYQTNSEIGSLEAQIKFVIESRNRLQSQLNSLTAQRDQWQRQGTQHQDDLSEAEIHLEELAARVEQSQVSAQQHSDHVPALEQSWREAQLKTTESRAKIMQFQQQIELESTHQRNASNILNGLTGRRERLSQEKNGLNLPDTTHLTNLKMQLEEKQAGLEEVSMQLEESQEQQPRLEEERRTAQQQVNTETANNAQLEARLTALKQLQESVQSQGKVQPWLQKHELAELPRLWQKLHIDQGWETALESVLRERTSALEMSNLDWAKGFFNDAPPGKLALFTPNGIASESNAATPVGFKPFLNLMQLNDPGLRALMQDWLHNVFVADDTVTAFAERNKLPVGACFVTRQGHVISKTSVRFYASDSEQDGMLARQQEIENITKQLRAQQMLADEARSRSVRAEAALTQATQRLQELRLRHNGLTQSVHGLQIDVMKLSELQERFNQRSSQIAADLAEIAAQENEQQQVKMESEAKFEQLDAELGELQEKHEDGQTDYLNKEQQLNDARQRLRELERSAQETEYAEKSHRNKIEELKRSISTALEQAAQLFANMQQGHLELESLDDQAAQTGLQDLLDKRTDQERALADARHELDQVSQNLRQHEDTRTQAERSLQPQRDRIMEVQLKEQAARLSQEQYSQQLVEFGADEVALGEKLHDDMRPSYLQGEVTRLTNAITGLGAVNLAALDELAQASERKNFLDAQNADLTEAINTLQDAIHKIDIETRELLQDTFDRVNGHFAELFPILFGGGQAKLIMTGDEILDSGVQVMAQPPGKKNATIHLLSGGEKALTATALVFSMFQLNPAPFCLLDEVDAPLDDANTERFCNMVKRMSEHTQFLFISHNKIAMEMANQLIGVTMQEQGVSRIVAVDMESARSFATA
- a CDS encoding cell division protein ZipA C-terminal FtsZ-binding domain-containing protein — translated: MTDLQTSLFVIGGAIIVGVVSYNKWQEYKAKKSVERAFATSHDDVLMTPPVESTERSERTERHEPVFFPSESGPEVAVSPDIPQDNIDLTAEQLATEPQGQMVAPSASAEVAGSEAVAVQNMTPPQIELPVDGLIDCVIPLTLEAPVRGDKILPVLNNLRYVGNKPVNYIGEDSHGEWEPIAHGGVYKSLMAGVQMANRSNPLNEIEYSELIISLRQICDDLGAEPDIPDMAEVMQGARALHQFVIEHDAQLGVNIQSKGAPWAVSTLMSALTRQGFDARPEGRLIMSDGDGGVLFSLSINASATSETTARLTLLLDVPRVSQSRDGYGAMVACARSLASRLSGIVVDDSNQPLADVQLTEIAGQVDAFYLDMEGAEISAGSTRALRLFS